One Triplophysa rosa linkage group LG21, Trosa_1v2, whole genome shotgun sequence DNA segment encodes these proteins:
- the prim1 gene encoding DNA primase small subunit, with protein MPISDYDSACLPDLLPLYYRRLFPFPQYYRWLSYGGVFKNYFQNREFSFTLKDDIYVRYQSFSTQIELEKEMQKMVPYKIDIGAVYSHRPSQHNAVKSGTFQALEKELVFDIDMTDYDDVRSCCSVADICLKCWTLMTIAIRILDRALREDFGFHHLMWVYSGRRGVHCWVCDDAARKLSVAARSAVAEYLSLVKGGEETVRKVILSDPIHPFVSQSLAVVEHYFPQYAIVGQDILSSKESVDKVLGLLPEDIRKELVDFYKGEKNPMKRWDRLCALVEHKKSSSKKSGQYFDKEIMLQYCYPRLDVNVSKGVNHLLKSPFSVHPKTGRISVPIDLKELDTFDPFEVPTISLICEELERPRTDEAEEDEMKDNEQDAGERRRIRDYKRTSLAKYVKVFDRFLEGLARSRKGEMLKKSDLQKEF; from the exons ATGCCGATTTCGGATTATGATTCAGCCTGTTTGCCTGACTTGTTACCGCTTTATTATCGTCGATTATTTCCGTTTCCACAGTACTATCGCTGGTTAAGTTATGGTGGtg TGTTCAAAAACTATTTCCAGAATCGTGAATTTTCCTTTACGCTGAAGGATGACATTTATGTGAGATATCAGTCATTCAGCACTCAGATTGAGCTGGAGAAAGAGATGCAGAAAATGGTGCCATACAAGATTGACATTGGAGCAGTTTACAGCCACCGG CCCAGTCAACATAATGCAGTGAAGTCTGGAACTTTCCAGGCCCTGGAGAAAGAGCTGGTGTTTGACATTGACATGACAGATTATGATGATGTCAGAAGTTGCTGCAG TGTTGCTGATATCTGCTTAAAATGTTGGACTCTGATGACCATCGCTATCCGGATTCTGGACCGGGCACTTCGAG AGGACTTTGGGTTCCATCATCTTATGTGGGTGTACTCTGGTAGAAGAGGAGTGCATTGCTGGGTTTGTGATGATGCTGCTAGGAAGCTCTCAGTGGCTGCGCGGTCCGCTGTGGCAGAGTATCTCAGTTTAGTCAAG GGAGGTGAGGAGACCGTAAGAAAAGTTATACTCTCAGATCCAATCCATCCTTTCGTTAG tcaATCTCTAGCTGTGGTCGAACACTATTTCCCACAGTACGCCATTGTGGGACAGGACATACTGAGCAGTAAGGAGAGCGTAGACAAAGTGCTCGGTCTTCTACCTGAAG atatcagaaaggagttggTGGATTTTTATAAGGGTGAAAAGAATCCAATGAAGCGATGGGACAGACTCTGCGCTCTGGTCGAACATAAAAAG TCGAGCAGTAAGAAGAGTGGTCAGTACTTTGATAAAGAGATCATGCTGCAGTATTGTTATCCACGCCTAGACGTGAATGTCAGTAAAGGAGTCAACCACTTGCTGaaaagccccttcagtgtgcaCCCTAAGACAG GTCGAATCTCTGTACCAATAGATCTTAAAGAACTGGACACATTTGATCCATTTGAGGTACCTACGATAAG TCTTATCTGTGAGGAGCTGGAGAGACCCAGAACAGATGAGGCAGAGGAGGATGAAATGAAGGACAATGAGCAAGATGCTGGAGAGCGCCGCAGAATCAGAG ACTATAAGCGCACCAGCCTGGCCAAGTACGTGAAGGTCTTTGATCGATTTTTGGAGGGATTGGCTCGATCTCGTAAAGGAGAGATGCTGAAGAAGAGTG ATCTTCAGAAGGAGTTCTAG
- the tfip11 gene encoding tuftelin-interacting protein 11, translating to MSMSHLYGRRGDEEEEDGVEIEKFEVTEWDLANEFNPDRRRYRQTKEEATYGIWAEHDSDDERPSFGGKKSKDFSAPVNFVSAGLRKTAAEEKAEPEGSDDSNRGGDTPPPPRTAFPKKLKTGGSFKTSQRFAGGIRTGQDIGSWEKHTRGIGQKLLQKMGYVPGKGLGKNAQGIVNPIEAKLRKGKGAVGAYGNERTQQSLQDFPVVDSEEEEEKEFQRELGQWRKDPGEKVAKKKPKYSYKTVEELKAHGKLTNRTMSRPAGELAQVKVIDMTGREQKVYHSYSQMSQKHSVPEEASLSESTREQKSSGFALPELEHNLKLLIELTEQDILQSARRLQHEKDTVVTLTHESDALQGRLTEEEQALGRLEQVLDLVERFEAGENEVSSALSLQECARVFQQLQTEFYQEYKTLGLGDLAVSVVHPLLKEKLRNWDPLKDCSDGLEDVGQWRAILENVQSFNSGPDSSQMDPYHRLIWEVWVPVMRSCVSQWQPRNVGPMVDCVECWAPVLPLWILDHVVEQLIFPRLQREVDNWNPLTDTVPIHSWIYPWLPLMQSRLEPLYAPIRSKLAHALQRWHPSDSSARLILQPWKDVFTPGAWEAFMVKNIVPKLALCLGELVVNPHQQLLEPFNWVMDWEGMLSLSSMVGLLDKNFFPKWLQVLCSWLSNNPNYEEITKWYLGWKSLISENLLSHPVVKDKLNEALDIMNRAVASGLGGYMQPGARENIAYLIQTERRKDFQCEPQPERREVENSNPRPPGTAQVPTSVPTNFKDLVQAKAEENGIVFMPLVAKRHMGKQLFTFGRIVIYIERGVVFVQGEKTWVPTSLQSLIDMAK from the exons ATGTCTATGTCCCATCTGTATGGGCGTAGAggtgatgaggaggaggaggatggAGTGGAAATTGAAAAGTTTGAGGTGACTGAGTGGGACCTGGCCAATGAGTTCAACCCAGACAGACGCAGGTACAGACAGACCAAAGAAGAAGCGACTTATGGGATCTGGGCGGAACATGACTCTGATGATGAGAGGCCAAGCTTTGGAGGCAAAAA ATCAAAAGACTTTTCAGCTCCTGTGAACTTTGTAAGTGCTGGCCTACGAAAGACTGCAGCTGAAGAGAAGGCAGAACCGGAGGGTTCCGATGACTCCAATCGAGGTGGAGATACACCACCTCCACCCCGCACTGCATTTCCCAAAAAACTAAAAACG GGTGGAAGCTTTAAGACATCCCAGAGATTTGCAGGTGGTATCAGAACAGGGCAAGACATTGGGTCCTGGGAAAAGCACACCCGAGGCATTGGTCAAAAACTTCTGCAGAAGATGGGCTACGTTCCAGGAAAAGGGCTTGGAAAAAATGCTCAGG GTATTGTGAATCCAATTGAGGCTAAGTTGCGCAAGGGGAAAGGAGCAGTTGGTGCGTACGGGAATGAAAGGACCCAGCAATCTTTGCAGGATTTCCCTGTTGTAGActctgaggaggaggaggagaaa GAATTTCAGCGAGAGCTGGGGCAATGGCGGAAGGATCCGGGAGAAAAAGTAGCCAAGAAAAAGCCCAAGTACTCCTATAAGACTGTGGAAGAACTGAAAGCTCACGGCAAACTGACCAACAGGACCATGAGCAGACCTGCAGGGGAACTGGCACAAGTCAAG GTGATAGATATGACAGGCAGAGAACAGAAGGTATATCACAGCTACAGTCAAATGAGTCAAAAACACAGCGTGCCCGAGGAGGCTTCATTGAGCGAGAGCACCAGAGAACAAAAGAGCTCTGGATTTGCTCTCCCAGAGCTGGAGCACAATCTCAAACTGCTCATTGAGCTCACGGAGCAAGATATTCTGCAG AGTGCACGGCGTCTGCAGCATGAGAAAGACACAGTGGTCACCCTGACCCACGAGAGTGATGCCCTGCAGGGCAGACTGACAGAGGAGGAACAGGCTCTTGGGCGGCTAGAACAGGTGCTGGACCTGGTGGAGCGTTTTGAGGCGGGTGAAAATGAGGTCAGTTCAGCGCTCAGCCTTCAGGAGTGTGCCAGGGTCTTCCAGCAGCTCCAGACGGAATTCTATCAGGAGTATAAGACCTTGGGATTGGGAGATTTAGCTGTGTCTGTTGTGCATCCCCTGCTGAAGGAGAAACTCCGCAACTGGGATCCGCTCAAG GACTGTTCAGACGGTTTGGAGGATGTTGGTCAATGGAGGGCCATTCTTGAAAACGTTCAGTCTTTTAACAGTGGACCAGACAGTTCTCAAATGGACCCCTACCACAG GTTGATATGGGAGGTGTGGGTTCCAGTCATGAGGAGCTGTGTGTCTCAGTGGCAACCCAGAAACGTGGGACCCATGGTGGACTGTGTGGAATGCTGGGCACCTGTGTTACCGCTGTGGATTCTGGACCATGTCGTGGAGCAGCTTATTTTCCCACGACTCCAGAGAgag GTGGACAATTGGAACCCACTGACAGACACGGTCCCCATCCATTCATGGATTTATCCTTGGCTGCCCCTGATGCAATCCCGCCTCGAGCCTCTCTACGCACCCATCCGTAGTAAACTTGCCCATGCCCTGCAGCGCTGGCACCCCAGCGATTCCTCCGCCAGACTCATTCTACAACCCTGGAAAGATGTCTTTACACCTGGGGCTTGGGAGGCTTTTATGGTCAAAAATATTGTCCCAAAACTCG CTCTGTGTTTGGGAGAGTTGGTGGTGAATCCTCATCAGCAGCTGTTGGAGCCATTTAACTGGGTGATGGACTGGGAGGGCATGCTGTCTCTCTCCAGCATGGTGGGACTGCTGGATAAGAATTTCTTCCCCAAATGGCTACAG GTGTTGTGTTCCTGGCTCAGTAACAACCCAAACTATGAGGAGATCACAAAATGGTATCTGGGCTGGAAGAGCTTGATCTCAGAGAATCTTCTCAGTCACCCGGTGGTCAAAGACAAACTGAACGAGGCTCTTGACATCATGAATCGTGCCGTTGCCTCTGGACTGG GTGGTTACATGCAACCTGGAGCAAGGGAGAACATTGCATACTTGATTCAGACGGAGAGAAGAAAAGATTTCCAGTGTGAGCCTCAGCCAGAGCGCCGGGAGGTGGAGAATTCCAACCCCCGTCCACCAGGCACCGCCCAAGTACCAACATCGGTACCCACCAACTTTAAAGACCTAGTCCAAGCCAAGGCTGAGGAGAACGGCATCGTCTTCATGCCACTTGTGGCCAAGCGGCATATGGGCAAACAGTTATTCACATTTGGCAGGATAGTCATCTACATTGAACGTGGAGTGGTCTTCGTCCAAGGCGAGAAAACCTGGGTCCCAACGTCATTACAGAGCCTAATTGACATGGCCAAATGA
- the LOC130545349 gene encoding uncharacterized protein LOC130545349 — MTTLAGSMAGSSPLPAGLTGPPRLSPIRQHDSGVLHKSPVRPLLKTLFLPGTLPLGMGSVQSALTKGNSCARQTEPGSRYAISEQRPFRGMDAPPRVGSENLGSLRQGRNRPFCLKRQHSLTNLLFEGQGCLGPQLAQPAPLCLPPDRSHTTDDQEDQRTGAQGAVRSPTLEEPALGCGTVSAARSSPVAYSPETGPPLSGRQHDLAPPTRAVGSAPLASRREPTVLPESVMNTISQARPPSTGRLYNLKWSVFSTWCTTRGADPESCDISLILSFLQELLDKGRSPSTLKVYVAAIAASHAPIAGQGVGKNDLVIRFLKGSRRLRPPRPLTVLIWDLPTVLRALKGPSFEPLQSADLRPLTLKTALLLALASVKCVGDLQALSVSPSCLEFGPDNSKVVLKPRHGYVPKVLSTPFRAQVVTLSVLPSSEQDPELNLSSQSA, encoded by the coding sequence atGACAACACTAGCAGGCAGTATGGCTGGCTCTTCGCCACTTCCTGCCGGTCTTACGGGACCGCCACGTCTTAGTCCGATCAGACAGCATGACAGTGGTGtcctacataaatcaccagTGAGGCCTCTCCTCAAGACACTTTTTCTCCCTGGTACTTTGCCTCTTGGAATGGGCTCAGTGCAATCTGCGCTCACTAAGGGCAACTCATGTGCCAGGCAGACTGAACCAGGGAGCAGATATGCTATCTCGGAGCAACGTCCCTTCAGAGGAATGGACGCTCCACCCCGAGTCGGTTCAGAAAATTTGGGAAGTCTTCGGCAAGGCAGAAATCGACCTTTTTGCCTCAAAAGACAACACTCATTGACCAACCTACTTTTCGAAGGACAGGGATGCCTTGGCCcacaactggcccaaccggctcCTCTATGCCTTCCCCCCGATCGCTCTCATACCACAGACGATCAGGAGGATCAGAGAACAGGCGCACAAGGTGCTGTTCGTAGCCCCACTCTGGAAGAACCAGCCTTGGGTTGCGGAACTGTCTCAGCTGCTCGTAGCAGCCCCGTGGCCTATTCCCCTGAGACGggacctcctctctcaggcaggcaacacgatttggcacccccaaccagagctgtgggctctgcacctttggcctctcGACGGGAGCCTACGGTCCTCCCCGAGAGTGTCATGAACACAATATCACAGGCTAGACCTCCGTCTACTGGACGACTCTATAACCTCAAGTGGTCTGTCTTCTCCACCTGGTGTACAACCCGCGGCGCAGACCCAGAATCCTGTGACATATCACTAATTCTGTCCTTCCTGCAAGAGCTGTTGGATAAGGGCCGCTCCCCTTCCacgctcaaggtctatgtggcagcaATTGCAGCTTCTCATGCCCCCATAGCGGGCCAAGGAGTGGGAAAGAATGACTTGGTCATTCGTTTCTTGAAGGGTTCCAGGCGGCTACGCCCTCCTCGCCCCCTCACCGTTCTCATATGGGATCTGCCCACGGTGTTGAGAGCTCTGAAGGGCCCTTCCTTCGAGCCTCTGCAGTCTGCGGACCTCCGTCCCTTAACGCTTAAAACCGCTCTGCTGCTAGCATTAGCATCGGTAAAATGTGTGGgcgatctacaggcgctctctgTGAGCCCCTCCTGTCTTGAGTTTGGGCCTGACAACTCTAAGGTAGTCCTCAAACCTAGACATGGTTACGTACCTAAGGTGCTCTCTACTCCATTTAGAGCACAGGTAGTGACACTTTCTGTGCTCCCCTCCTCCGAGCAGGACCCGGAGCTGAATCTGTCCAGTCAGAGCGCTTAA